One Oryza brachyantha chromosome 3, ObraRS2, whole genome shotgun sequence DNA segment encodes these proteins:
- the LOC102722758 gene encoding probable uridine nucleosidase 2 isoform X2 → MATARAPEEEHQMRKKLVIDTDPGIDDAMAIFVALRSPELELLGLTTIFGNVYTTLATRNALHLLEAVGRTDIPVAEGSHVTVKKATKLRIASFVHGSDGLGNQNFPPPAGRPVDQSAAAFLVEQANLYPGQVTVVALGPLTNLALAIELDPSFPKKIGQIVILGGAYSVNGNVNPAAEANIFGDPDAADTVFTSGADILAVGINITHQVVLSDADREKLEQSDSKYARYLSKILGLYYDYHRDAYFTKGVYLHDPTALLAAVDPSLMTYTEGVVRVQTVGITKGLTVFDNTKKRYGEITPWSGKPTVKVAVTVDAPAVVELIMQRLTTDD, encoded by the exons ATGGCCACCGCACGGGCGCCGGAGGAAGAACACCAGATGAGGAAGAAGCTCGTCATCGACACCGACCCGGGAATCG ATGACGCCATGGCCATCTTCGTGGCGCTGAGGTCGCCGGAGCTGGAGCTGCTGGGCCTCACCACCATCTTCGGCAACGTCTACACCACCCTCGCCACCCGCAATGCCCTCCACCTG CTGGAGGCTGTTGGGAGGACTGACATCCCCGTCGCGGAGGGATCCCATGTCACAGTCAAG AAAGCCACCAAGCTACGGATTGCGAGCTTTGTTCATGGTTCGGATGGCCTGGGGAATCAGAACTTCCCACCACCAGCTGGGAGGCCTGTAGATCAATCGGCGGCCGCCTTTCTTGTCGAGCAGGCAAATTTGTACCCTGGACAAGTTACTGTGGTTGCCCTTGGTCCACTTACTAACCTTGCTTTG GCTATCGAACTTGATCCTTCTTTCCCAAAGAAGATAGGGCAGATTGTGATCCTTGGTGGTGCATATTCAGTTAATGGAAATGTCAACCCTGCAGCTGAGGCAAAT ATATTTGGTGACCCTGACGCAGCTGATACAGTTTTCACCTCCGGTGCTGATATTTTGGCCGTGGGAATAAATATAACACACCAAGTAGTTCTTTCTG ATGCTGACAGGGAAAAGCTTGAACAGTCTGATAGCAAATATGCCCGGTACTTGAGCAAGATATTGGGTCTTTATTATGATTATCACAGGGATGCTTACTTTACAAAAG GAGTGTATCTCCATGATCCAACAGCACTTCTTGCTGCAGTAGATCCATCGTTGATGACTTACACAGAAGGTGTCGTGAGAGTGCAAACGGTTGGCATCACAAAGGGTCTCACAGTTTTTGACAATACCAAGAAAAG GTATGGTGAGATAACGCCGTGGAGTGGTAAGCCGACCGTGAAGGTTGCTGTGACCGTTGATGCTCCTGCCGTTGTGGAGCTGATCATGCAGAGGCTTACGACGGATGATTAG
- the LOC102722758 gene encoding probable uridine nucleosidase 2 isoform X1 — MATARAPEEEHQMRKKLVIDTDPGIDDAMAIFVALRSPELELLGLTTIFGNVYTTLATRNALHLLEAVGRTDIPVAEGSHVTVKKATKLRIASFVHGSDGLGNQNFPPPAGRPVDQSAAAFLVEQANLYPGQVTVVALGPLTNLALAIELDPSFPKKIGQIVILGGAYSVNGNVNPAAEANVREIFGDPDAADTVFTSGADILAVGINITHQVVLSDADREKLEQSDSKYARYLSKILGLYYDYHRDAYFTKGVYLHDPTALLAAVDPSLMTYTEGVVRVQTVGITKGLTVFDNTKKRYGEITPWSGKPTVKVAVTVDAPAVVELIMQRLTTDD; from the exons ATGGCCACCGCACGGGCGCCGGAGGAAGAACACCAGATGAGGAAGAAGCTCGTCATCGACACCGACCCGGGAATCG ATGACGCCATGGCCATCTTCGTGGCGCTGAGGTCGCCGGAGCTGGAGCTGCTGGGCCTCACCACCATCTTCGGCAACGTCTACACCACCCTCGCCACCCGCAATGCCCTCCACCTG CTGGAGGCTGTTGGGAGGACTGACATCCCCGTCGCGGAGGGATCCCATGTCACAGTCAAG AAAGCCACCAAGCTACGGATTGCGAGCTTTGTTCATGGTTCGGATGGCCTGGGGAATCAGAACTTCCCACCACCAGCTGGGAGGCCTGTAGATCAATCGGCGGCCGCCTTTCTTGTCGAGCAGGCAAATTTGTACCCTGGACAAGTTACTGTGGTTGCCCTTGGTCCACTTACTAACCTTGCTTTG GCTATCGAACTTGATCCTTCTTTCCCAAAGAAGATAGGGCAGATTGTGATCCTTGGTGGTGCATATTCAGTTAATGGAAATGTCAACCCTGCAGCTGAGGCAAATGTGAGGGAG ATATTTGGTGACCCTGACGCAGCTGATACAGTTTTCACCTCCGGTGCTGATATTTTGGCCGTGGGAATAAATATAACACACCAAGTAGTTCTTTCTG ATGCTGACAGGGAAAAGCTTGAACAGTCTGATAGCAAATATGCCCGGTACTTGAGCAAGATATTGGGTCTTTATTATGATTATCACAGGGATGCTTACTTTACAAAAG GAGTGTATCTCCATGATCCAACAGCACTTCTTGCTGCAGTAGATCCATCGTTGATGACTTACACAGAAGGTGTCGTGAGAGTGCAAACGGTTGGCATCACAAAGGGTCTCACAGTTTTTGACAATACCAAGAAAAG GTATGGTGAGATAACGCCGTGGAGTGGTAAGCCGACCGTGAAGGTTGCTGTGACCGTTGATGCTCCTGCCGTTGTGGAGCTGATCATGCAGAGGCTTACGACGGATGATTAG